The following coding sequences are from one Shewanella putrefaciens window:
- a CDS encoding thioredoxin family protein, which yields MHNNVKALLATTALFFSCQVLANSGCGFEEQQQGLIATCSEEKQEVILTGIVEAQHLVNDLNEFTEGYKSYQVDTAAIAPLKNIKEPTEIIVIIGTWCPDCHRETPRFIRIMEEVANPNIKVTYIGVDRTKKDPEGLAAKYEFTRIPTFIIQQQGKEIGRIIERPTTSLEKDLAEILK from the coding sequence ATGCACAATAATGTTAAAGCATTACTCGCCACTACAGCCTTATTTTTTAGCTGTCAGGTATTAGCCAATAGTGGCTGTGGATTTGAAGAACAACAACAGGGCTTAATTGCAACCTGCAGTGAGGAGAAACAAGAAGTGATTTTAACTGGTATTGTTGAAGCGCAACATTTAGTGAATGATCTCAATGAGTTTACTGAGGGCTATAAAAGCTATCAAGTTGATACAGCGGCAATCGCCCCACTCAAAAACATCAAAGAACCGACAGAAATCATCGTGATCATCGGTACTTGGTGCCCAGATTGTCACCGTGAAACACCACGTTTTATTCGCATAATGGAAGAAGTCGCGAACCCCAATATTAAAGTGACCTATATTGGCGTGGATCGCACTAAGAAAGATCCCGAAGGTTTAGCCGCTAAATACGAATTTACTCGTATTCCAACATTTATTATTCAGCAACAAGGCAAGGAAATTGGCCGCATTATTGAGCGCCCAACAACTTCGCTTGAAAAAGATTTGGCAGAAATATTGAAATAG
- a CDS encoding Ppx/GppA phosphatase family protein: MPTPAYAAITLGSNSFNMLIAKTKGGQPHIIAKYKRKVRLAEGIGEDGKLNPEVMQRGLDCLAMFAQMLTQHKIHQDHVAVIATATLRSISNADEFNERALPLLGHSIEIISGMREAELIYQGMVATTCGQGRRLVIDIGGASTEFIIGDGHQVLFKTSLPMGSVTYNRQFFSNMPFQQLDFDDAKQQVLVTLAEHRKTLRDLGWHCVVGASGAVQSVVEVLLHREQSETITLEVLNQLKAEILVQEDRQLLGIHGLSSERAPTFAAGVAILLALFELLGIEHLSLSGGALREGVLIMLAQRVLEEAI, from the coding sequence ATGCCAACACCCGCTTATGCCGCAATTACGTTAGGCTCTAATAGCTTTAATATGCTGATCGCCAAGACAAAAGGCGGTCAGCCACATATTATTGCAAAATATAAGCGTAAGGTAAGATTAGCTGAAGGTATTGGTGAGGATGGCAAGTTAAATCCAGAGGTTATGCAACGTGGTCTCGATTGTCTTGCCATGTTTGCGCAGATGCTGACACAGCATAAAATTCATCAAGATCATGTCGCAGTCATCGCCACCGCCACTCTTCGTAGTATCAGTAATGCCGATGAGTTTAATGAGCGTGCATTGCCTCTACTTGGGCATTCCATTGAGATTATCTCTGGGATGCGCGAAGCCGAGCTTATCTACCAAGGTATGGTGGCTACCACCTGTGGGCAAGGGCGGCGTTTAGTGATCGATATTGGCGGTGCCAGTACTGAGTTTATTATTGGTGATGGTCATCAAGTGTTGTTTAAAACCAGCTTGCCTATGGGAAGCGTGACTTATAATCGCCAATTTTTCAGTAATATGCCTTTTCAACAGTTAGATTTTGATGATGCGAAACAGCAGGTTTTAGTCACTCTGGCTGAGCATAGGAAGACACTGCGTGACTTAGGTTGGCATTGTGTAGTGGGAGCCTCTGGCGCGGTGCAATCTGTGGTTGAAGTACTATTACATCGAGAGCAATCTGAAACCATCACCCTTGAAGTGCTTAATCAGCTAAAGGCTGAAATTCTCGTTCAAGAGGATAGGCAGCTTTTGGGGATCCATGGTTTAAGTAGCGAACGTGCTCCGACCTTTGCCGCGGGTGTTGCGATCCTATTAGCACTATTTGAGCTATTGGGTATTGAGCATCTAAGCCTATCGGGTGGCGCATTACGTGAGGGTGTATTAATAATGTTAGCGCAGCGGGTCCTTGAAGAAGCAATTTAG